GGCGTTCCATGCTGATGCCGTCATCAGCCATGCCGGATTCACCTGGGCGGGCAGCGAAATCGGTACCACGGTCGTCGCCGCCATCTCCACCATGTTCGATCGATCGATGCACCAGTTGGGCAACCAACTCATCGAGTTCGCCGATGACTGCGCGTATTCCGAGTCCTATGTACTGGCCCACTGCGTCCTGCGAATCCCGGACGACGACACCATGATCCTCCGGAGCCTCCGCTACGTCGACCGTTTCGAACGACGGGACGGTCAGTGGCGGATCCAGAACAGGCAGACCATCCGGGAATGGGACCGCCTCGAGACGCCAGTGGCACCGTCACAGAATCATCCGCATCCGGCATCCCAGCGGCGCGAGAAAATCAAGGCGGACTTCATTGCTGCCAACGGTTTCTGGCCTGCGGAACACGATGGACTCCTGGAGTTCGACGCCGACTTCCTCGACGCGTATCTCAATCTGCGCAACCAAGCCTTCGCGAGCGGTGCGCTCGAGCCAAAGGTCCGGGAATTCATCGCGATCGCCGCCGCGGCGTCCTCTGGACGGATTCAGAATGCAGTGATACGCAACCACATGCAACAGGCGCTCAGGTTGGGCGCGACGCGAAACGAGATAGTCGAAGTCCTGAAAACAGTATCGTTGGGCGGGATCAACGTGATGGCCGACGTGCTTCCGTTCCTTCGGGACGAACTGGACGCAATCGAGAAGGAGTCCCGGTGACAACAACCATGAACGCGATCGGAACGGTCCCGAGGTATGACGACCTTCCGCTGGGCCGCGGAGGACGCTCGGCATGGGGAGTCTTCGGACCGGACGACACGATCGGCCGCATCAACTTGTTGACCGAGAGGCATGCCCGTGATGCCGCTCGGCTCGTCCGCACCGGAAAGACGTTTCCGCTCAACCTTCCGCTCGATCACTTTCCCCGGATGGCGCATCGGATCGCGCCCAGGCATGAGTTGCAGCGCCGTGGGCCCGAAATCTACAAGAACGCGATGATCGCGTACGACGAGTTGCTTCACGACTTCAACCCGCAGGGGTCGAGTCAGTGGGACGCCCTGGCACATGCCAGCGCGGACGAGGAACTCTTCTACAACGGGACCACGGATGCCGACATCGTCGCCGGGACGCGATGCACCATCGATCACTGGGCCCGACGGGGCATCGTCGGCCGCGGTGTTCTCGTCGACGTCGCGCGCTACTTCAGAGACAACGGCATCGACTACGACCCCGCAACCGCCCCGGAGATATCCATTGCGCACCTCGAAGGTGCATTGAGCATGACGAACACCGAGCTACGCTCCGGTGACATCCTGCTGATCAATCTCGGGTTCCTGGAGTGGGTCGACAGTCTCGACGCGGCGGCACGGGAAGCTGTCATGACGAACTCCCCGCTGAACTTCGTCGGTCTTGAGCACCACGAGCGAATGGCGCGTTGGCTGTGGGACAGCGGGGTCGCCGCGGTGGCCACCGATGCACCCGGAGTCGAGAAGTTCCCGGCAGACTTCACCAAGCCGTTCGGATCGATGCACCGCGTCCTCATCGGCCTACTCGGCTTCCCGCTGGGTGAACTGTTCGATTTGACTGCCCTCGCCGAGGACTGCGAGGAAGACGGCACGTACGAGTTCATGTTCACCAGTGCGCCCCTCAACATCCGCGCTGGTGTCGGTTCGCCCCCGAATGCGCTGGCGCTCAAGTGAGTCGGTCGACAGATCAGTGAGGAACACAATGACTTCATCCATCTCCACCAACGCCTTCATTCACGGGACGTCGGTCGAGACCCCCGAACGATTCGTTGTCCACAATCCCTCGGACGGTTCGGTTCTCGCGGAGGTGTCGCAGTGCACTTCCGAACATGTTGACGCCGCGGTCGAGTCTGCGCGGCTGACATTCGAAGGGACCTGGTCCTCCACAACGGCCGCAGAGCGGGGAGCGCTCCTACGAGACGTAGCCCACAGCCTGCGCGCGAACGGCGACCGATTCGCCCTGCTCGAAAGTCAGGACACCGGGAAGCCGCTCAAGCAGGCTCGCGCCGATACCGCGACGGCGGCTCGCTACTTCGAGTTCTACGGGAGCATCGCCGAAACGCTCGAGGGTGCCACCATCCCATCGACCCGCGACGTGGTGGCTTCAACCGTCCGCGAGCCCTTCGGTGTCACCGGGCACATCACCGCCTGGAACTATCCGATCCAGATCGCCGCTCGCTCTGTGGCTCCGGCACTCGCGGCCGGAAACACCTGTGTGCTCAAGCCCGCCGAGAACGCCCCGTTGAGCAGCATCCTGCTCGCTGAGGTTGCGGTGGAGGCCGGTCTACCGGAGGGGGCATTCAACGTCATCCCCGGATTGGGCACCGAAGCCGGTGCTGCGTTGGCCGGAAACCCCGGTATCGACCACCTCGCCTTCACCGGCTCACAGGCTGTCGGAGCCGAGGTCATGGCACTGGCGGCGCGCAACATCGTCCCGGTCAGCCTCGAACTTGGAGGAAAGTCCCCGAACGTCGTGTTCGCCGATGCGAATCTGGACAAGGCGCTGCCCTACATCGTCAACTCGGTGATTCAGAATGCCGGGCAGACATGTTCGGCGGGTTCGCGTCTGCTGGTCCACGAATCGATTCACGAAGAACTCGTGAGCATGATCTTGGATCGGTTCGCCGCGGTGACCGTGGGGCCCGGGCCCGACGACTTCGACCTCGGGCCCCTGATTTCCGCGCGACAACTCGATCGGGTCGCAACATATGTCGAAGAGGCCGATGCGATCGGGAAAGTGCGGACGCCGAGGGAATTCGGGCGTCGTGATCTTCCGCCCGGTGGCCATTATTTCCCGCCGACTCTTGTCGATGATGTCGATCCCTCGGCGCGGATCGCCCAGGAGGAGGTGTTCGGGCCGGTACTGGCGGTCAGTTCGTTCCGGACCACCGACGAGGCGATCGCGATGGCCAACGCCACCGATTACGGCCTCATCGCCGCCGTGTGGACGCGAGACGTCGGGCGAGCGCATGCCGTGGCCGCCGCAATTCGTGCCGGTCAGGTGTTCATCAACAGCTACGGCGCAGGCGGGGGTGTCGAGTTGCCGTTCGGCGGATACAAGCGCTCCGGATTCGGCAGGGAAAAGGGACGGGCCGGGCTCGAGGAGTACTCACAGCTGAAGACCATCACCGTTCGTCTCGACGCCAACGACTGATTTCGCCGACCACACAAGGAGATTCACACATGCCCATCCAGAACGGAAACGGCCAGTTCGCCAGGCTGAAGCAACTCGGCAACACAGTATTCGGGCCCTTCGTCCAGATTGCGCAGGCCAAACCCACCCGGGCAGCCACCCTCGAGGCAAGTCTCGGTCGACTCGAGGACGAGCTCGCGATCAGGGACGCTTTCGGTCGGTACCACTACTTCTACGACTGCGGCGATGCCGACAGCGTGGCGAACCTGTTCACCGAGGACGCCGTCCTGGTAAACCCCCGCGGAACCTACATCGGTAGGGCAGCCGTCAAGCGCAACTACGAGTTCCTGATGAGTCGCTCCGGCCCGGTGTTCCACTACGCGACGAATGTGACTGTCCGCGTGAGTGAATCCGATCCGGATCAGGCTCATTCCACAGCATTCTTGTGGTGCGTTCACTCCACCGGCGAGGACGACCGGGGTCGCGCCACCACGATCGGTGGGGCCGGTGGGACATACGCCATCGAGTGGCGGCGCCACGACGGAGAATGGCTGATGGCTGCAAGCCGTCTGACCCTGAACTACCGGGTGGGCTTCACTTCCCCCGCCGGCTCGACATCCGCACTGCCGCCCGCCCCGGACCTCGCGGAATCGAGTACCGATTGGCTCCGCCACGACCCTGATTTCGCCTGGCCGAACGGATGATCGGGCCGTCAAACCAACACAGTCAACTGAAAAGGGGGAGCCATGGGATTGTTCGATGATCGTGTGGTTTTCGTCAGTGGCGCCGGACGCGGCCAAGGTCGCAGCCACGCAATACGTTTCGCGCAAGAAGGTGCAGACGTCATTGCCGTCGACATCTGCCGGCCGATCTCGACCTCGGCGATTCCTCTGGCCACCGAGGACGATCTGGCCGAAACTGCGGACGCGATCCGAGCCATGGGGCGCCGGGTCTTCACCGCCAATGCCGACGTTCGCAACGCGCACGAGCTGGAAAGCGCAGTAGCCGAAGGGGTCGATCGCCTTGGGCGTCTGGACATCGTCTGCTCGAACGCCGGCCTGGAGAGTTTCGGGCCTGCACTGGAGCTCTCAGAGCAATCGTGGAAAGACAACGTCGGAGTGAATCTGACCGGCGCCTGGCAGGTCTGCAAGGCGACGATTCCTCATGTGATCGCCGGAGGCCGAGGTGGATCCGTCGTGATCATCGGATCCTCCAGCGGGATCCGGCCCCGTGCCTACTCGGCGCACTACAATTCCGCGAAAGCGGGGTTGATCGGGCTCACGAAGTCACTGGCCATCGAGCTCGGGCCATCGAACATTCGCGTCAACAGCGTCCACCCCGGTGGGGTGCGAACCGAAATGATCACCAACGAAAAGGTCATCCGGCTCTTCGTCCCCGAACAGGACGATCCGCCCCAAGAGGTGGTGCGCGAGCGCTTTCAGGCGATCAATGTGCTTCCAATTCCGTGGATCGAACCCGAAGACGTGACCAACGCGGTGGTCTTCTTGGCTTCCGATCAAGCACGTTTCGTCACCGGGGTAGCGCTGCCCGTCGACGCCGGCTGCACCATCAAGTGACATTTCAGCCACGGGCCGGCCTGAGAAGCCGGTACTGAGAATCGAAACTGTTGTTATCGGGCGGCCCACTCGCGATTCCGCCCGATAACTACAGCCTCGTTGCAACAGCGGGCCTACCGAATCGAGAGCCCGGTCACGGCGCGGGAGATCACCAGGCGCTGGATCTCGCTGGTGCCCTCGAAGATCGTGAAGATCTTGGCGTCGCGGTGCATGCGCTCCACCGG
This region of Mycolicibacterium goodii genomic DNA includes:
- a CDS encoding nuclear transport factor 2 family protein; the encoded protein is MTLTTLDKAVAADEIQEAMTRYLLGVDRLDAALIGSAFHADAVISHAGFTWAGSEIGTTVVAAISTMFDRSMHQLGNQLIEFADDCAYSESYVLAHCVLRIPDDDTMILRSLRYVDRFERRDGQWRIQNRQTIREWDRLETPVAPSQNHPHPASQRREKIKADFIAANGFWPAEHDGLLEFDADFLDAYLNLRNQAFASGALEPKVREFIAIAAAASSGRIQNAVIRNHMQQALRLGATRNEIVEVLKTVSLGGINVMADVLPFLRDELDAIEKESR
- a CDS encoding cyclase family protein; the protein is MTTTMNAIGTVPRYDDLPLGRGGRSAWGVFGPDDTIGRINLLTERHARDAARLVRTGKTFPLNLPLDHFPRMAHRIAPRHELQRRGPEIYKNAMIAYDELLHDFNPQGSSQWDALAHASADEELFYNGTTDADIVAGTRCTIDHWARRGIVGRGVLVDVARYFRDNGIDYDPATAPEISIAHLEGALSMTNTELRSGDILLINLGFLEWVDSLDAAAREAVMTNSPLNFVGLEHHERMARWLWDSGVAAVATDAPGVEKFPADFTKPFGSMHRVLIGLLGFPLGELFDLTALAEDCEEDGTYEFMFTSAPLNIRAGVGSPPNALALK
- a CDS encoding aldehyde dehydrogenase family protein, with the protein product MTSSISTNAFIHGTSVETPERFVVHNPSDGSVLAEVSQCTSEHVDAAVESARLTFEGTWSSTTAAERGALLRDVAHSLRANGDRFALLESQDTGKPLKQARADTATAARYFEFYGSIAETLEGATIPSTRDVVASTVREPFGVTGHITAWNYPIQIAARSVAPALAAGNTCVLKPAENAPLSSILLAEVAVEAGLPEGAFNVIPGLGTEAGAALAGNPGIDHLAFTGSQAVGAEVMALAARNIVPVSLELGGKSPNVVFADANLDKALPYIVNSVIQNAGQTCSAGSRLLVHESIHEELVSMILDRFAAVTVGPGPDDFDLGPLISARQLDRVATYVEEADAIGKVRTPREFGRRDLPPGGHYFPPTLVDDVDPSARIAQEEVFGPVLAVSSFRTTDEAIAMANATDYGLIAAVWTRDVGRAHAVAAAIRAGQVFINSYGAGGGVELPFGGYKRSGFGREKGRAGLEEYSQLKTITVRLDAND
- a CDS encoding nuclear transport factor 2 family protein, with amino-acid sequence MPIQNGNGQFARLKQLGNTVFGPFVQIAQAKPTRAATLEASLGRLEDELAIRDAFGRYHYFYDCGDADSVANLFTEDAVLVNPRGTYIGRAAVKRNYEFLMSRSGPVFHYATNVTVRVSESDPDQAHSTAFLWCVHSTGEDDRGRATTIGGAGGTYAIEWRRHDGEWLMAASRLTLNYRVGFTSPAGSTSALPPAPDLAESSTDWLRHDPDFAWPNG
- a CDS encoding mycofactocin-coupled SDR family oxidoreductase translates to MGLFDDRVVFVSGAGRGQGRSHAIRFAQEGADVIAVDICRPISTSAIPLATEDDLAETADAIRAMGRRVFTANADVRNAHELESAVAEGVDRLGRLDIVCSNAGLESFGPALELSEQSWKDNVGVNLTGAWQVCKATIPHVIAGGRGGSVVIIGSSSGIRPRAYSAHYNSAKAGLIGLTKSLAIELGPSNIRVNSVHPGGVRTEMITNEKVIRLFVPEQDDPPQEVVRERFQAINVLPIPWIEPEDVTNAVVFLASDQARFVTGVALPVDAGCTIK